From the Diospyros lotus cultivar Yz01 chromosome 13, ASM1463336v1, whole genome shotgun sequence genome, one window contains:
- the LOC127788070 gene encoding uncharacterized protein LOC127788070, whose amino-acid sequence MELNKSWINISNRIDHRYEQGIQEFIQFAYRHKSPGASIYCPCIKCVNRYFHKRDVVEEHLILNGFDTNYIIWTVHGELYVPRHSREEFQDQECNIGDDMVGMIHDAHGVPINNAGSSEEATRFYELLEKAETELWPGCKNFTTLSFIVRLQHLKVLGGLSDKIFDMLLELLNEAFPEGVSLPRSYREAKKLSEDLGFKYYKYDACPNNCMLFWKDASKLDICTFCGESRYKEYEVHVDDDITKMKKVASKQVRHFPLISRLQRLFMSNKTASLMRWHEEGRTNDGIMRHPADSLAWQSFDEQHPKFAEDSRNVRLGLASDGFNPFRTMTISYSIWPVVLMPYNLPPWLCMKQPYIILSLLIDGPRAPGDNIDVFLQPLIQELQELWNEGIETYDASRKEMFHMHATLLWTINDFPAYANLSGWSTRGRVACPCCMKETESKWLKHGGKFCYMGHRRFLEDMSHHFRLDKKNFDETIENRVAPPQLSGYDVFKDVEFVKKMYGNRENSGASVGRGMGGWKKHSIFFELPYWQDNLIRHNLDVMHIEKNVCDNIIWTLLNVSGKSKDNLKARLDLKELGIRKKLHPEDRLSGKKYLPPTSFTLNREQKHIFLKVLKSIKSPDGFSSNISRRVQLKEHTMSGLKSHDNHVLMQHLLPLAIRRVFKRKYVSKTLIELCNYFKQLCSKNITVDECNQLRSRIILVLCHLEKIFLPSFFNIMEHLVVHLPDEVQIAGPVMFRWMYPVERFLLTLKKYVRTRSHPEGSIAEGYLAEECLTFCARTHLQSIRLERRCASNREITQKHHENFPSWFQKHVYELQVSGHNVPNEVKTLAAGPHSWAWKYSGYICDWVDNNRGMKVDSLNFITVNFNCLMYQENKPTDEPFILATQASQVWYVADPLDEEWYVVMKMTPRDLYNMGKRNVVGSCDEEDALISNHVEINNDQSLHAELGESDEDYSSGESDEDGMLVDISDDDDNSIPYTAHSDDNDF is encoded by the exons atggagCTGAATAAGAGTTGGATTAACATATCAAACAGGATAGATCATCGATACGAACAAGGAATTCAGGAGTTTATTCAGTTTGCCTATAGACATAAGTCTCCTGGGGCAAGCATATATTGTCCGTGTATTAAATGTGTTAACAGATATTTTCATAAACGAGATGTTGTGGAGGAACATCTCATTTTGAATGGGTTTGacactaattacataatatgGACGGTTCATGGAGAGTTATATGTGCCTCGTCATAGTCGAGAAGAATTTCAAGATCAGGAATGTaatattggagatgatatggtgggaatGATACATGATGCACATGGAGTTCCCATAAACAATGCTGGAAGTAGTGAAGAAGCTACGAGATTCTATGAATTGTTGGAGAAGGCAGAAACAGAGTTATGGCCTGgttgtaagaacttcacgacaTTATCATTTATTGTTCGTTTACAACACTTGAAGGTATTGGGTGGGTTGTcggataaaatatttgatatgttgcttgagttgttgaatgaGGCATTTCCAGAAGGAGTGTCATTGCCACGATCGTATCGGGAGGCTAAGAAATTGAGTGAGGATTTAGGTTTTAAGTACTATAAGTACGATGCATGCCCTAACAATTGTATGCTCTTTTGGAAAGATGCATCAAAGTTGGATATATGTACTTTTTGTGGAGAGTCAAGGTATAAAGAATACGAGGTGCACGTGGACGACGATATAACGAAGATGAAAAAAGTCGCTTCTAAACAAGTACGACACTTTCCTTTGATTTCGAGACTGCAAAGATTGTTTATGTCTAACAAAACAGCATCGTTAATGAGGTGGCATGAAGAAGGTAGAACAAATGATGGTATAATGAGGCACCCTGCTGATTCATTAGCTTGGCAATCTTTTGATGAACAACATCCAAAATTCGCTGAAGATAGTCGCAATGTTAGACTTGGGTTGGCTTCTGATGGGTTTAATCCGTTTCGAACAATGACCATTAGCTATAGCATTTGGCCAGTTGTGTTAATGCCATATAATCTACCGCCTTGGTTATGTATGAAACAACCTTACATCATCTTGTCTTTATTGATTGATGGACCTCGTGCACCAGGAGACAATATTGATGTGTTTCTGCAACCGTTGATTCAAGAGTTACAAGAATTATGGAACGAAGGGATAGAAACTTATGATGcttcaagaaaagaaatgttTCACATGCATGCAACATTGTTGTGGACGATTAATGATTTTCCTGCGTATGCTAATTTATCTGGATGGAGTACTCGAGGAAGAGTTGCTTGTCCTTGTTGCATGAAAGAGACAGAGTCCAAATGGTTAAAACATGGTGGTAAGTTTTGTTATATGGGTCACCGTAGATTCTTGGAGGACATGAGTCATCATTTTCGGTTAGACAAGAAGAATTTTGATGAGACTATTGAAAACCGTGTTGCTCCTCCTCAGTTATCTGGCTACGATGTATTCAAAGATGTTGAATTTGTTAAGAAGATGTATGGAAACCGTGAGAATTCTGGCGCTAGTGTTGGGAGAGGAATGGGTGGTTGGAAAAAACATAGTATATTCTTTGAGCTTCCATATTGGCAAGACAATTTGATCCGACATAATCTCGACGTCATGcacattgagaaaaatgtttgtgACAACATAATTTGGACGTTATTAAATGTTTCAGGTAAATCAAAGGACAACTTGAAAGCACGTCTTGATTTGAAAGAACTAGGGATAAGAAAAAAGTTGCATCCTGAAGATCGTTTAAGTGGGAAGAAGTATTTACCTCCTACATCTTTCACGTTGAATCgagaacaaaaacatatatttttgaaagtattgaaaagtataaaatcACCCGATGGATTCTCATCAAACATATCACGTCGTGTCCAACTCAAAGAACACACAATGAGTGGACTTAAGAGCCATGACAATCATGTTTTGATGCAACATTTGCTTCCATTGGCAATTAGGAGGGTGTTCAAGAGAAAGTATGTCagtaaaactttgattgaattATGCAATTACTTTAAACAGTTGTGTTCTAAAAACATTACAGTTGACGAGTGTAACCAATTGAGGTCACGCATTATATTGGTGCTTTGTCACCTCGAGAAAATATTTCTACCGAGCTTCTTCAATATAATGGAGCATTTAGTTGTTCACCTGCCTGACGAAGTCCAAATTGCGGGACCGGTAATGTTTCGGTGGATGTATCCAGTCGAGAG GTTCTTATTGACATTGAAAAAGTATGTAAGGACTAGAAGTCATCCAGAAGGATCTATTGCTGAAGGTTACTTGGCAGAAGAGTGTTTGACTTTTTGTGCAAG GACACACTTACAATCCATTAGATTGGAAAGAAGATGTGCTAGCAATCGTGAAATTACACAAAAACACCATGAAAACTTCCCATCATGGTTTCAAAAACAT GTTTATGAATTGCAAGTAAGTGGTCACAATGTACCCAATGAAGTGAAAACATTAGCTGCTGGGCCTCACTCATGGGCATGGAAGTATTCTGGGTACATC tgTGATTGGGTTGACAATAATAGAGGGATGAAGGTTGACAGTTTGAATTTCAtaactgtaaattttaattgtttaatgtaTCAAGAGAATAAACCAACAGACGAACCTTTTATACTTGCAACTCAAGCATCACAAGTGTGGTATGTGGCTGATCCTCTTGATGAAGAATGGTATGTTGTCATGAAGATGACACCTAGAGATTTGTATAACATGGGTAAAAGAAATGTGGTAGGGAGCTGTGACGAGGAAGATGCTTTAATTAGTAATCATGTTGAAATCAACAATGATCAGTCCTTACATGCAGAGTTAGGAGAATCTGATGAAGACTACTCTTCTGGAGAATCTGATGAGGATGGTATGCTAGTCGATATATCAGATGATGACGACAATTCCATTCCTTATACTGCACACAGTGATGATAATGATTTCTAA